The following is a genomic window from Chiloscyllium punctatum isolate Juve2018m chromosome 32, sChiPun1.3, whole genome shotgun sequence.
GGCCTGTAGTCTCAGCACATATCATTACAAAACATCACTTCCCATTGCTTGCCATTTTCAGCAAAGGCACTCCACATTTAAACTCACCCTATTTAGTGTTGCACTTTAGGATAGATAAGTTCGGTTTTAACCTCAAACCCATGACTTTCAGGacccaattttggatccaacgtCCCAAATAACCCTGGATCCCATGAATTTTTACTGTCTTTAATCAGTTTCCCCATATGGGACCTtgccaaaggccttgctgaaacaTATCTATTGCCTTACCCTCATCCAAATACTaggtcacctcctcaaaattcCTCCAGATTCATCAGGCAGGACCTCCTTCTgccaaagtcatgctgactatccctgatcaaaccttgcctcttcAAATGGAAATTAATTTTCTCTTTCACCATCTTCTCCAATACATTCCTACCACCAACGCTGgactcaataattcataaacctgtgcccacacctcctccctcacctctatctaaggccctaaaggaaccttccacatccatcaaagtttcacctgcacatccaccaatatcatttattgtatccgttgctcccgatgtggtctcctctacattggggagactgggcgcctcctagcagagcactttagggaacatctccgagacacctgctccaatcaaccaaactgccccgtggcccaacatttcaactccccctcccactctgccgaggacatggaggtcctgggcctccttcaccgccgctccctcaccaccagacacctggaagaagaacgcctcatcttccgcctcggaacacttcaaccccagggcatcaatgtggacttcaacagcttcctcatttccccatcccccacctcatcctagtttcaaacttccagctcagtaactgtctccttgacttgtccgacctgcctatcttcttttccacctatccactccaccctctccttcttgacctatcaccttcatctcctcccccactcacccattgtactctatgctcctctccacccactctcctctagcttatctctccacgcttcaggctcactgcctttattcctgatgaagggcttttgcccgaaatgtcgatttcgctgctcgttggatgctgcctgaactgctgtgctcttccagcaccactaatccagtatttggttttcagcatctgcagtcattgtttttacctcaataatTCATAGTTCACTCATctatcagtttctgatctctggcAACTCCCTTGGTTGTTGGGTAGTGGAGGTTTCCATTGCAGCAATGCAATGTCAAGGGAAGATGGTTAGATTCACTCCTGTTGAAGATAATCATTGCTTGGCACTGAAGTGCAACAttatggattagattagattagattcgattctcGACAGTATGCAAAcaaggcccttcggtccaacaagtccgcacaggccctccgaagagtaacccaccctgacctatTCCCCTAATCTCTTTtcacctctgactaatacacctaacacgatgggcaatttagcatggccaattcacctgatctgcacagagtcagagtcagagagagatgtacagcatggaaacagactcctcggtccaacccatccatgctgaccagatatcccaacccaatctagtcccacctgccagcacccggcccatatccctccaaacccttcctattcatttacccatctttggattgtgggaggaaaccagagcacacagaggaaacccacgcagacaatgtgtaaactccacacagacagttgcctgaagtgggaattgaacccaggtcccctggtgctgtgaggcagcagtgctagccaccattCCACCCCTAAAAGGATGTGGAGGTCATGTTGTGCATGGGCATACGTTGTATCAATATCAGAATGGAGATGATGCTGAGTAtgcacttctgactttatgacaaAGGGAGGTGTTTAATCAAATAGCTGAATGTGTTTGGGCCCAGAACGCTGCCcttaggaactcctgcagagatgtcctatgATGGAAATAATTTACCTCTGTCAACCACAACCTTTACGCTAAGGATGACTTGAAGGGTAGGTCCACCTACACTCCAGTTCTTACCCAATTCAGCTTTTCCTGCAGCTTCTTGATGCAATATATGGTCAAATGTTACCTTCATGTCAAGTGCAGTTATTCTACCATGATTCAGCTCTTTAGTGCATGTTTGGACCAAGATTGTAAAGAAAGTGAATTTCAGAGCTGATACCTCATGTGATTGATGCAAAGTTCAGTCAAAACACAATGACATCAAAATACATGTGGACCagactctttaaaaaaaaagggacaTTAGGGAATCAGATGAGTTTTTGATTTAATCAAAAATGGATTCCTGGCCCTTGTTAGGCTAGCTTTTAATGTTAGATTTTTATTGCAGATTGTGCAATTCAAATTCAATAACAGAATTCTAACCCACGTCCTCTGTTTTTTTCCAAGCTTCTGGCACATTATTCCAGGGAAGACCAACACCCAGACCATTCCTAACAACTCTGGAGCTGTTCTGGTTGACCTTAAGCAAAAAAACAAAAAGGGTCTAACAGTGACAGAAGAGGAAAACTCTGCAAGGAGCTGTTCCTTCAGTCATAGACTGTTTCTGCCCCATTTTTGCCAGGGGACACACCCCACATCAGATCACACATCAGGCTGAGAAAAGAAAACAATCCTGAATGAAAAGCACCCTGCTTCTGACCTCCATTTTCATACGAATTCCAGAGGCGAACACGAGATTTGTGTCAGCTAAACCCAACTCCTTAGCTCGAGCTTACTTTCCCTTTTCCTTGTGATCAGAACTTGAGAGTCTAGTCTGTCTCTATCACGTTTAAGTGAAAAGGTAAAAATTGGTATATTAGCTCTGCTGGTATTTTTATTAAATTACACAATTTTTGAAGTCCTCAATAGATTGCTTATCATGTTTGTTTTTACACTCATGCCATAACTTTTTGGAATTCTGGCACCTGCTGCTGGGTTTCCTCCTGAAAGGAATGAGATTCAAGTCGTCAAACTGTTTTTTTGAACAATTAGAAAAATTAGGTTACTTTTGCCCAACAGATGTGGGAAGTTTTGGAAATGCTCAGCTTGTCTAGCAGCACTTATACAGAGAGATTCAGGCTTTAGAAGCCATGTGGCAGAACTAAAAGAAGATTGGGGACCTGAAACCttgactgtttttctctctccacagaataTTTCAGATCTGTCGAATCTATAGTATTTTGGTCTATAGACTGACATGAGGCATGAGAGATTAGCtagttttaattttaattttaaaatgataATATTTATCACAATGCCACACGTATTTTTCCTGTTAACAAAGCTCAATTTTGTGTATACAGGTAACATTACTacatttgcatgtccttgggctCAGTTTATAAAATGAGTAATTGATCCATTGCACAAAATATTTCAACATGTTAAGATTTTAGCTAAAGCTGTCTGGACACTGGTTTGAAAGAAAACACAGGTGATAACTGGATACTGTATAGGTCGAATTGAAAAATACCTTCAAACCAGACCATTCGGAGATTATTTGGACATGACAGCAAGCAACTAAAATAAAGTGAAAAAGTACGTGGAAAACAGTCCTAATGCAAAAACAGCATGTTTTTATTGAGGTGACTACGAGACACAAAATGCAATCTTAAATTCAGGTTAGTATTAGTATTAGACTTTGCCCTGTTCAGTGGCATTTACCTTGGGCTGGGATTTGCAACTGTAATAAGGCAGTGAAACTTGTCAACTTAAAGCACATTTGTTACTTACTGTTGTACTTCACCTTGGACTAAATATTTCCTGCCTTATGTAGAGTTTTATTGTTACATCCCATCGCATCCACTATCAACCACGAACATATGCTTATGCCTTTCTTGCACTTATATTTCTGATTTGACTGATATACATGACTGATTTCAACATGTAACAGcaatgtcatttttttttgttcacgTCTTTCAAAACCTGAATGTATGTTGTTAAACTATTGACTAATGCAGTGGGTGGTCTGGAATAGTAGTTGCTGTCATTATTAACAAAGTTACTTTACTGCATTTGTACTATGAAATTTAATCACCATTTGGATTCCTGTTACCATTTACCTACTTTTCCTGATTATCACAGATGTGCTGCCTTAAGAGatagaggggtttagagagggaattccagagtcgCAGTATATGCTTTGGGGAGATGTTGTTCTGATCTGTCCCCAGAAATCTACAATACTGGGTTGTGGAGGTACAGGCAAATGGGAGGTAACTTAAATTGTGTAATAGGCATTTGTTTCAGCAATGCTGGTAATTTAATGAATTACCTAGCACCATGGTGCTACTACTACAATGCCATTAAATCAGGTGTTCAATATTGTAACAAGCAAGAAAGCCAAATCTTCTGTTTGGACATCATTCATAAAACACTGTTTGGATACCAGCAAGATTAATTTATAATGCCTCATCTTTCTAAAATTTGCTCAATAGTTCCCTCAGAATAAAATTGAATTGTGCACCTCACGCAAAAAGGCTGATGTTCCTGCTATAACTTGTACGCAAGATTAAAATTTGCGAACACTTTAATCTAGCCATTTCTTTAAAGATGCGtggataagagaaaagaaacagaGTACACTTCATGGCTATTGACaatataataataataataataattattCAACCTGACTACTTTAAGACTAGGACTACTGAATTTGTAAGTATAAacagtttattttaaaaaaaaaggtaaatAGTATCCATACCTTTGCGCTCACTGCTATTTATTTCTTCTGGTTTTGCTACAGATGCGGTGAAGGAAAATGTTGGAGCTCCAGACTTTTCTTGGTTTAGATCTTTTCCAAATAATGAGCCTGAGGTACCACTACTGAAAGAAAAGCCAGATAAAGGTGGTTTTTCCACTGTTTTCCCAAAGAGGAAGCTGCTGTTTCCACTATTTCCTATTGTAGTCTCAGGTTTCATTTCTGAAGTGAGTGGAATAATATCATTGCTTTTAACAGATGAAAAGATGGGTGGTGGGGTTGTCCCTGGTGATGTTTTGGAAACACCAATTGTGTTAATAGACTGCGCTTCTGGCCTCTTGCTgcttgtgtcactctctgacccactATCAGAGCTGCTACCATATTTCTGCTCAATGCTCGTCAAATGCTTCTCGTAGTCCCTGAAGATTGGGGTCAAATCACATAGCGGATTCTCATTGACATGTTTGGTGATCCAATCCCGGACTGAACAATTTAGTGCTGCGAGTTGTTTGTTGTATTCGTTACAGCCCGTTTTACTCCGAGTGTTAAGTTGATTAACACCATTTGCTTTTGTACCTATTTCACCTTTCGCCAAGGGATTTGAAGGAGGACCGTTAGACAGAAAAGAACCtacaaaataaaattaaatgcTTAATTAGATTGTGAAATAAAACAGATTATTGCATTATTCTAAGGTCTCCAAGTCTTCATAGATCAAGACTTCCTATCACttattttttttttgctgttgtttttttaaaaaaagtcttccCCCCACCCAAcagtagtggagtccaaaactagagggtataggtttaaggcgagaggcgaaagatttaaaagggactctaggggtaactttttccagacagagggtggtgcaaatATGAAATGAACTGTaacaggaagtggtagaggcaagtgtaattacaacatttaaaaagacatttggaccggtacatggataggaaagatttggagggatatgagccaaatgcaggaaaatgggactaattcAGTTCAGGAAACCTACTTGAAGGTTCTCAAATCTATTCAACATTTTTGGATTCCCCACGATTCAAAAATACATGACATACAATAGTGAAAAGTTTTAACAGCTTAAATGATTTCACTGAGAGCCTAATTACACTAAAATGAAACAAATACAAAACAGATTGAATCATTTAAAAAGATGAAGCCAAGTCCAAAAGCAGTTCTATCTGGTGTTGAGATCAAGTTGGGATTCACTGCATATGTGAATTATTTTGATACTAGTCTTACAAGTGTAGTATTAAAATTTCTAGAATACAAAAACAGAAAGGAAGAGTAGAAGATGAAaataaattacaaagagtagagaacTCACTGAAATAAACAGCTCAAAAGTGACTGACTGAAATGAATGCCAATATGAGGATGCAATGATGCCCGATTTGAtaggttttgtttaatttttaaatGTCTCTGAAACATATTCAAGAACTGCAGATCTCTTTAATAAAAACAAGTTTATTTCAGAAGAAAAATAAACAAGCTAAACATAGACAAATTAGTTTTAAAATCATTCTACCAAACGATAAAACAGCTTCAAGCCACTTTCCACCACAGTTACAAAGCAAAGGGGGTTGAGACAAGGTGAGATAAATCATATCCTGTTTTAAAAAAACATATTCGCTCATGGGATGTAGGCagcactggctggccagcatttattgcttatctcCAAGTACCCTTCAGAAGGGGACGGTGAGCTATCTTCCTAATCCACCGCAGCCCGTATGTTGCAGGTTGACCCAATAACAGCAAAGGAATGGTGACATATTTGAAAGTCAGAATGATGAGCAGCTTCGAGAACTTGCAgacggtggtgttcccatgtatttgctacccttgtccttctaggtggaagtggtcataggtttggaagatgcagtCTAAGGCTCTTtgtaatttctgcagtgcatcgtgtTGGTGAAGAGAGtcggatgtttgtggatgtggtgccaaccaagcaggcttctttgtcctggatggtgccaaacTTCTTGattgttcttggagctgcactgACCCAGCTAAGTGatgggtattccatcacactcctgacttgtgccatgtagatggtggacaggctttggacaGTTAGTacacagtattcctagcccctGACCTGCTTTTTTTCAAGTCACTGGGTTTATCTGGCGAGTGCAGCTAAGTTTCTGGTTTAAGGTAACCCCCTGGATGTTCACAGTGGGGGGCTTCAGTGAATGTCAAGGCTGCGCGATTAGATGATTTTATTGGAGGAGATGGTCAGTGTCTGGCATGTGTGGGGtacaaatgttatttgccacttgttagcccaaacctggatactgTCTGGGTCATGCTGCATTTGAATATGGTCTGCTTTAGTATTGGAGGAATGACAAAACATGTTGAACATGATGCAGTCATCTGTGAATATCCCGACGTCTAACCTCATGACAGAGAgatggtcactgatgaagcagttgaagatggttggacctcggacactaccctgagaaaaaCTCTTCCAGAGATTGTCTGGATTGGAGATAACTGATCTCCAGTAGGCATAACCATTTTCATATGTGCCAGATATGGCTCCAAACAGCAGTGAGTTTGCCCTAATAGCCCTTGACACCATAGTAGGTCAaaagcagccttgatgtcaagggctgtcacgcTCACCTAACCTCtcgaattcagttcttttgtccacgtttgaactaaggctggaatgaggtcaggagtcgagtggccctggcagaacccaaactgagggTCACTGACTGAGTTATTGCTCAGCAGGTGCTATTGATAGCACAGTTGATGACAACCTCCAtcaagcaaaagtgaggactgcagatcagagtctagattagagtggtgctggaaaagcacagcaggtcaggcagcatctaaggagcaggaaaatcgacgtttcgggcaaaagcccttcatcaggaatgaagggcttttacccaaaacgtcgattttcctactacTCAGATgccgcctggcctgctgtgcttttccagcaccactctaatctagacacccTCAATCAATTTACTGTCAAATCAAGAGTAGACTAATGGGGTAGTAATTGGCAGATTAGGATTTGTCTTGCTGTGTACACAGGATATAGCAAGGCAATTTTCCATATCATCAGGCAGAAGCCAGTGTTGTAAAATTATACTGGAACAACTTAGCTAGGGAAgcgacaagttctggagcacaagtcttcagtactatcaccagaatgttgtcagggcccaaatgcctttgcagtatccagagcagccaaccatttcttgatatcacagactgaatcaaattggctaaaAGCAAATATCTATAATTCTGGTAACAACTGGAGGAGGTAGTGATGGATTATCTACTCGATACATCTGGCTGAAAAGTGCTGTAAATGCTTCAGTGAGGCACCCATCTCAACTGACTCCTAAAGTTTCTTTGTCATGGACTGTGGAGCCAAAGAGTCCTTTCCAGTTTACTGGCTTGAACCAGATTTTTGCAAATCTGAGAGCCTAAACCTTTTCAGTCCTAATAAATTTCAAACCAAACTTGGTTTGGAAAGCAGACCAAATAAATCTTCTCTGCTGAGGCAAGTGGTTCCCCGAACTACTTCTAGGAGATAAACTAAGCTCATTTTTGAGCTCAACTCTTGTATTTTCTGAATAGAATTAAAAATTGTCATACATTGTTAGGAACTCTAAACAAAGCTAATGGTCTTAAAAGAAGCACTGCCTGTTGTAAGCCTAGGTCTGTAGTCACTAGTTTTCTGACAACTGTTGGAGTTAGATCATTGTTCCAAGATGACCCGCTGATTTTTAAGAAAAAGAAATACTTCACATAAGTAACCAGCACCCATATGTCCCATTTCAAAATGATACTCTTCCTTTCATCACAAAATGTGATTCGCAGTAAAAGTAAACAATACTAATCAAACAGAGacctagggattcaggtacataaggtggcatttggcacacttgccttcattgttcagaccattgAGTGTAGGGGTGGAGATgttatgttgtaattgtacagggcactggtgaagccacttttggaatactgtgtacagttctggtcaccttgctatgCGAACAATtactaaattggaaagagtgcagataAGATTTAAGCATGTTTTTGGGACTGGAGGGGTTGAGTTTAAGgggaggttggataagctgggactttttccccTGGAACGTAGGAGTTTGAGGGATGATCCTATATagatttataaaatcctgaggggcacaggtaaggtgaatagcaaaaggtCTTTTCCTCACTGTAAGgaaattcaaaactagagggcacagttttaaggtaagaggggaaagatttaaatggtaCCTGAGGGGTAAAAtgttcacacagtgggtggtacgtacatagaatgaactaccagagtaCATGGTAggtgcaagtacagttacaacatttaaaatacttttggacagatacatgaataggaatagtttagagagggatctggaccaaatgcaagcagataAGAGTAGTTCAATTTTCGAAACCTGGTCAGCGTGaaccagttggaccgaagggtctattttcatGCTAGGAGTGTGAGTGTAATTATACACTGAATTGGAATACACTGTCCTGCAGGAGAACAGACAGACTTGGAAGTTTACACAGCATTAAAATAAATCATCTGACATTGCCAAGTCTGCTTTAAAAAAGATCAATAGAGTTTTACAGATTTACTACAATGCCTGGTGTAAGGAGATAAAAATATGAAGAAAATCTTCAAGTGAAAAGTGCTATTTTCattattttttcatggaatgtcaGTGCTCATGGCAtggcatttattgctcacccAGAGTTGCACTCAagaagtggtgagctgccttcctgatctGCTGAAGTCTATTCGGTGTAAGTACACGCACAATGTAATTCTATAGGCAGTTGCAGATTCCTGTGTGATTATACAGTAATGTCTAAGGTTTCCATAATTTTAACTAGAATAGATGAAAGCAATAACAAAAAGTCctagattggggggggggggggaaatgataAATTTAATATTGTAAGAGACAGAGAATGGAGAATCTTCTTGATACAGATTTGAAGATAAATTTAACTTTTAGGGTTCATAGCTCAGGCAGAAACAATTTAAACATTCAAGATTAGATAGTGAATGAAGGAACAGGCATACAAAAGAATGTGGAAACAAAGTGTCTAAATGCAATTTGAACAACTTGTTCACATAAGTACATGCTGGCAAAGACTGACAAGACTAAATGACTTGGTTTTCAAGTTGTAATAAGTATTATTCTACAGAAACTATGAACAGAAAACAATTTATTAAAAATTCATCAGCTCAGACCCAATATAAAAACAATTTAAAAAGCAAATGGTGCCATATTGGAGGATTTATTGCCCAACTTTTCAACACTGCCCAGTATTAAGTGGGGTGGAAAAGTATCTTTGCTGAAAAATAAATGGATTCagcagttaaaaggcatttgctTACTTACCCACTGCGTCATTTACATCAGTAGCACAACTAAGGACAGATGTTGAAGAGGATGATGATGGAGTGCTTCCATTGGACAATCCTTGCAGAGGCTTGAAACCAGAACCATTTCCAAATCCTCCAAAACCAGTATTTCCAGTTGAAGTAAGACCAGAGAATCCTTTGAAAACTCCACCTCCATCAGTCTGACCCATTTTAAAAGAACAAATGTTAGCATGCCATCTAACATACCAAACTTCACCAATAACTTATTAAAATATGCACttgggtttcttatatttaggcatttttatcaccccagtatttggccAGCTATACatgctaactttgtgcatttacagGAGAGGATAAGGCAGGGGGGAGACGTTCCAATTTCCTGGTTAGgcagaatagcactaattaaaatgaatgtcctgccccgtctcctataccctatgagaatgcttccggtgatgctgccgaggttGGCACTACGcaaattatatggctggctgggttccttcatctggaatcatagacgggcCCTCATTAAGCTGAGGAAGCTACAGCGTCCACAGGCAAGGGTAGGACTGGATTTTTtaagattttaggaaatatcagttaagttcctattaagctacatagctgattgggtcttgtctgacccacaatcaatctggctggacatcgaggcttctcaagtaaaatgcccacttagactcttattttcagacaagaggaaagtCATTATGgaccactgtaaaaaccctataatactaaatacaattaaagcttggaatataatgcggcaagaCGAGGACAATTCACAAAGCATCCCCCTATactccgatagtgggagcatgggggttTCAACCAGGGCTTACAGATGCCACATTCAAACTCTGGAGATCCTGGGGTATCTCCTGTTTAGGGGATCTGTTTAAggaaggggtcctgatgtcttttgaacaacTGCATCAGAAACGTGAATTACCTAATGGTgatctctttcgatacttccaaattcgagattacaaACAGAAGACGACAATGCTATTAGAttgtctgatttataaagactgaGAATGTACGGTGTTATGGCCAATGGGGGTACCCTCAGACAGCACTCTATCATTTATTACATGGTAAAGTATCAgaagatatggacaatctgcttaaaacatgggatcaggatttggggctGGAAATCTCCATAGAAGtgtgggaaaatgccagaaaaatctccatctgcaacagaacccaggccattcagttgaagatacttcacagggcccatatagcaccagaCTGATTGGAGATACTTCTGCCTAAATTTTGGCAATGTGTCCCGAATGTAAAACCGAGGTAGGCACTCTTGTACACTGCTTATGGACTTGTCATAAGACTTGTaaatattggactaaagtagcaaatgccctgacagaaatcttgggaacAGAAATTAGAGTGTATccagtatctctccttttgggctttgaGCTTGCCTTCCCTCGATGTGcatgggaagagattattttccattctctctttctgtgcaaggaaaaatattttggtaaactgggtggccgAGGGCTTTCGAATTGGCACAGAATAATCATGGAATATATTCCCCTCGACTTCCTTACAAACATGTGCACCAAAAAACCgaattattctataaaatatggTAGCCCTTCTAGAATTACTCAGATACAGATATTTTGGCCATTCTATCAAGGGCTTTTATCTAATTTAGACAACGAACTTGGCTGGTCTGTgaccccttgggagaggaatccgcACGAATATGGATTTTGTTAcgatctgatgttaacacattccaagCATGTACTTTACTAgtcaatttctgtgttatccgttGTGTTTTCTGTTCTTGAGTAATGTAAGCGATTTAAATCATACACGCTGGTTAgctgtaggttagattagtagttagtcgAGTTTtgtcctttttcttcttttcggTATCTCTTCTTTTGTTTGACAGATTTTggctattatttatttaagatttaattgtatatcaatatTTATACTTGGGCTttttttatttgtaaacttgtaaaagcTAGGCGTGGAGGAAGGaccctatttctctccttttgagcctacccattgtatttccagCAGACGCGcacaagaaaaaaaaacctttcaatattcttacgttctatgcaaggaagaatatcttgctaggttggatatccaaAAAAtcccccaggcctgtcgggttggcggaagattgttatggagcatattccctgGATTTTCTCAAATATGGTACACcgcaaaactgagaatttttacaagacatggcaaccctttttgaaatacctggacacagatttatctgccacactaacaagggcttttctATAGCCGTAAcaattgtgtttcatgagtccaatatccagggaggaggaactgtgaatgtatgagtgttttgtttggctgggctgagttattactatttatttgtttgttgttaggtatttacttatttaaatagctagtttaggtttttttCAAAAAATTTTATACTTcgctatatatgtttatacattcgtataggagggtgggttggggaattttttttattatttgggtttaattttgtactatttttgtatggttttgaattgcattgttttgtatttgttgtaacaTTTATGtatttttatattaaaaaaacttgtaaaaacatgttaaattttcaataaaaataatcAATAAAAAATCTGCACTTGAACTTTATACGCAGAAATGCTTGAAACTCCACCTGAAGTCAACATTAAATTATTAAAAATTAACACACTTTTGCATTGTTCAAGTATAACTTGTATTTTTGAATAATTAGACTCCTGTATCACGCAACCAATTAGTTACGAAAATTCAGATTGTTCATGCTATTAATGGAGAGGTTCCTAAATTGTTTGTAGGTTTTAGTAACAGATATTATAGGAACTAACAAAATTTCCATTAATATAGACTTTTAATGTAGAAAAATCTCAACAACTGTTCTGCAATGAACCCCTTAAGAGGTAACACGACAAGTAGAGAGAAACATGCTGAAAAGGTTACACTTCCAGGAAACTTgaaacaagaaaacaaaaattaaagtaGTATTTCAATATCTACATCATAGACGTGAAAGAAGGAACTAGGAAGCAGCCAGAAGGACCAGGACACATGGAGATCAAAATGTGACATCAGCATAGGTGTGACTAGCGAGTAGGAAGCGATCATTTTTACTTTCTAGTCCCCTGTTTATGATAAATAGTCTGTAAAATTAATGCATGTCAGGGCAGATTGGCTACATGGAATGTATGTCCTAGATCACACGGCAAGGTTTGGAAGCGACCCACCATCTAACCAACCATATGCACAGGAACAGTCATCAGCTTTCCATCTCTTCAAAAAAAGA
Proteins encoded in this region:
- the nup50 gene encoding nuclear pore complex protein Nup50 isoform X2, whose translation is MAKRTADKELTDRNWDQEEESEEAGTFSVASEDVLKNRAIKKAKRRNVLTETDGGGVFKGFSGLTSTGNTGFGGFGNGSGFKPLQGLSNGSTPSSSSSTSVLSCATDVNDAVGSFLSNGPPSNPLAKGEIGTKANGVNQLNTRSKTGCNEYNKQLAALNCSVRDWITKHVNENPLCDLTPIFRDYEKHLTSIEQKYGSSSDSGSESDTSSKRPEAQSINTIGVSKTSPGTTPPPIFSSVKSNDIIPLTSEMKPETTIGNSGNSSFLFGKTVEKPPLSGFSFSSGTSGSLFGKDLNQEKSGAPTFSFTASVAKPEEINSSERKDEKDEENEEPPKPIVTEVKEEDAIFSKKCKLFYKKDGDFKEKGIGTIHLKPVTDQKIQLLVRADTNLGNILLNIMLHPSLPCTRTGKNNILIVCIPNPPIDEKNPDTAVPILIRVKTTEDADELHKIITEKKLAHQV
- the nup50 gene encoding nuclear pore complex protein Nup50 isoform X1; translated protein: MINTKMAKRTADKELTDRNWDQEEESEEAGTFSVASEDVLKNRAIKKAKRRNVLTETDGGGVFKGFSGLTSTGNTGFGGFGNGSGFKPLQGLSNGSTPSSSSSTSVLSCATDVNDAVGSFLSNGPPSNPLAKGEIGTKANGVNQLNTRSKTGCNEYNKQLAALNCSVRDWITKHVNENPLCDLTPIFRDYEKHLTSIEQKYGSSSDSGSESDTSSKRPEAQSINTIGVSKTSPGTTPPPIFSSVKSNDIIPLTSEMKPETTIGNSGNSSFLFGKTVEKPPLSGFSFSSGTSGSLFGKDLNQEKSGAPTFSFTASVAKPEEINSSERKDEKDEENEEPPKPIVTEVKEEDAIFSKKCKLFYKKDGDFKEKGIGTIHLKPVTDQKIQLLVRADTNLGNILLNIMLHPSLPCTRTGKNNILIVCIPNPPIDEKNPDTAVPILIRVKTTEDADELHKIITEKKLAHQV